The Deinococcus sonorensis KR-87 genome includes a window with the following:
- a CDS encoding GNAT family N-acetyltransferase, giving the protein MTPATEPDWSARPILQRGEVRLTPLGLEHARGLMACLDPATTRYVARGVPDDGSLEGWTGYVQRLLAQPNRVDWVLLVAGVVAGRISYTLNRPDGWVEIGTVIGAAYHGGVANPAGKFLLLQRAFEVLEVGRVQFRVDARNARSRAALRKLGAVEEGTLRRYQRRTDGEARDSVLYSVLPEEWPAVRARLEERLQAW; this is encoded by the coding sequence ATGACACCCGCCACCGAACCCGACTGGAGTGCCCGGCCCATCCTGCAGCGGGGCGAGGTCCGGCTGACGCCGCTGGGCCTGGAGCATGCCCGCGGCCTGATGGCCTGCCTGGACCCGGCCACCACCCGCTATGTGGCGCGCGGCGTGCCGGACGACGGCAGCCTGGAAGGCTGGACCGGCTACGTGCAGCGGCTGCTGGCCCAGCCGAACCGGGTGGACTGGGTCCTCCTGGTGGCGGGCGTGGTGGCCGGGCGCATCTCGTATACCCTCAACCGTCCGGACGGCTGGGTGGAGATCGGCACGGTGATCGGGGCGGCCTATCACGGTGGCGTGGCCAACCCGGCGGGCAAGTTCCTGCTGCTGCAGCGGGCCTTCGAGGTGTTGGAGGTCGGCCGGGTGCAGTTCCGGGTGGACGCCCGTAACGCCCGCAGCCGGGCCGCATTGCGGAAGCTGGGCGCGGTGGAGGAGGGCACGCTGCGCCGCTACCAGCGCCGGACCGACGGAGAGGCGCGGGACAGCGTGCTGTACTCGGTGCTGCCCGAGGAATGGCCGGCCGTGCGGGCCCGGCTGGAAGAGCGGCTCCAAGCGTGGTGA